In Synechococcus sp. KORDI-52, one genomic interval encodes:
- a CDS encoding S-layer family protein, translating into MFEELLGNAQDQETSNQLAGALKSAQDYQAAGQTPNPEGYTPVPLTDYLGYSETVEQLPPPDARVLIAGDPLLSPSGLGGGDLPTEDQAFAPGDVVVLVPSVLAQAILDGVPFDDDPARQEALDPEPTPEPAPEPTPEPTPTPGPTPGPTPGPTPGPTPGPSPEPTDPSITAKDFGDVLVFDGGLNNGNFVGAQSSDDQAKNVPSIVGPTGLGAIAVVSFAANFTVKPNNAPGLISRDISYSLELKVPEGTQLNGDNEKSQTAALKSGTNDIFIIEDNGVIIGTTSLSNINNSTKVFTVSIDSSNGILTFQQFLPIEHVNGIDTTTSNAATLLDKMFLANNQIQLTATVTDTYASGQSLSADASIDLGGNIQFADDGPTETSAVSPILSGLELLTGDGGLSDGNDKQLADTDTSNVLANAFINAVTPDYGADNSDPPANVVIDPAGSGFTFQLSGTSIGSDGAFTTGLTLSDNAATPVYAYLSPDSRTIEGRTDSTGITSGNPVFSLSINKSTGQITQTQFQAFQHSVITNGTPSLNPDGSVIPGTYSTTPNDKVTLGDGSLDIKISADVKTTDSDGDFLTQDVSSGNVAGNFQFFDDGPAEAADVPAKILASFTLQTGDGGLSTTAVPPNAVDGNDKALPASVTSAALANAFINAVTPDYGADNSDPPANVVIDPAGSGFTFQLSGTSIGSDGAFTTGLTLSDNAATPVYAYLSPDSRTIEGRTDSTGITSGNPVFSLTINQTSGEITQTQFEAFEHSVITDGTGTTGVPPLNGGTVTEGTYSTTPNDKVTLGDGSLDIKISADVKTTDSDGDFLTQDVSSGNVAGNFQFFDDGPADFTPEDVTLNNDGSSAETGDLNTPTATALDPGADELGSVTFTGITDGDDAGITSGGNVVRYYLINNGTELIASTKTALDWSLLTPAQQADPLAAGYVFTITLDPSQPDYTVQEYATIDGATDTTLNFNVKLTDGDLDFVDADFDVTWTAATPAAVLKVGQNVNDIPSSSTPYEVDYDLITQTDINPPGSGTINGTTGEDILIGDVGGSSRVNQKVNLSLVLDISTSMVRENISFGGQTISRLEALQRSVIDLLKDIDESGAAARVQIVRFGTGAQSLGVFEFQAGAGNDMPVVQAATTVINNIRSGLQNTQFTNYEGGLQRASGWINENGSGVVNNYQPDPFDTNDTDQNTVIFISDGEPNANYIGNIVSTSNTSNVNTGTTQFQINRAIGNFQGNWNQGGTTNDDTIDERALITNSNVNPGFDIKAVGIDVSSSQLANLSLVQGGGQAINVTSGDQLEQVLGDISGFTSLIAAGDDDINGEASDDLIFGDVTFTDDLIGTTQGGIFIPPYNATTNQGFEVGSGWEIFNYLETAPGTNWTRTDTINYIRSNSDQVAQETEVNGRTRANGNDDINGGLGNDKIYGQEGDDTIAGGDGNDEITGGTGSDSMTGGSGDDQFRFFKGQGVPTKVFFDDFDTETQLSANGRNWGQWDESGDSDGNANNGTGRADTGVIRAVNDTNVSSTAIRFDNADNNKSLTSDLITINQSDINQNSVINLSFDWVDSANQANEYVEVYLVSPGNNETTTNFRVTGTSGGSGSQTLDLTQYFTNNISGNASLSFSVRFKSSGNWESTDEIYFDNVKVNIVNPTPNEIDIIDDFRANGDNDTISIVGDNISQVAVTQTGIASQIGGTVYKIAVQYSDQQADEDFYVDVPTGSLQASGQTASSGSNTPNITIAADSATLDGPIAGAQLFLDQDFDGSIDADELIGVTDANGEVAWQIPLADLDVNQDGIFTLGEARAVQTGGTDTETGLSYAINLFGPAAGGVITPLTSLLQARIENGDERASAQADLQQALDLPTETPITALNPMTSTAEVFATTAGVMTLAVQLAELSAAQQQSSPAEVSFEVFTALADQIVANAADSPIQLADKQFINDVTEQLSLDGIDANVVDFLSSSQLAIESAILPLTPDDDAVDAVSAVQVLTQGDYTDVLTQVANAELSSDALLDLTGNLNQIAEGNGLNSDAVEQPPQPEQETAAGAESQATAPEADAINPDPIDDLSTAEMVDQFMDENPVDESVIAEVQHELMTQDDGANLEDADATGVESVAGAEEASVEIEDDSFDRDLELAESTISETMDIHVVDASDDDYSSGS; encoded by the coding sequence ATGTTTGAAGAGCTCCTCGGTAATGCCCAAGACCAGGAAACAAGCAACCAGCTCGCGGGAGCACTGAAATCTGCACAGGATTATCAAGCTGCAGGCCAAACCCCAAATCCTGAGGGTTACACGCCGGTGCCACTCACGGACTATCTGGGGTATTCAGAAACTGTTGAACAGCTACCGCCACCAGACGCTCGGGTTCTGATTGCCGGTGATCCGCTTCTCTCTCCTTCCGGCTTGGGTGGGGGTGATCTACCGACGGAAGACCAGGCATTTGCACCGGGTGATGTGGTTGTTTTGGTGCCATCAGTGCTGGCACAGGCAATTCTTGATGGCGTCCCATTCGATGACGACCCAGCCAGGCAGGAAGCGCTTGATCCAGAACCGACGCCCGAACCAGCTCCAGAGCCCACACCGGAGCCAACACCAACACCTGGTCCGACACCTGGTCCGACGCCTGGGCCGACACCTGGGCCGACACCTGGGCCGTCGCCAGAGCCGACAGACCCAAGCATCACCGCAAAGGATTTCGGTGATGTATTGGTCTTCGATGGTGGCCTGAACAACGGAAATTTTGTTGGGGCTCAATCCAGCGATGATCAAGCTAAAAATGTTCCTTCAATCGTCGGCCCAACAGGATTGGGAGCAATCGCTGTCGTCAGCTTTGCTGCCAACTTCACCGTCAAACCAAACAATGCGCCGGGATTAATCTCCCGAGACATCTCCTACAGCCTCGAATTAAAGGTTCCCGAAGGAACACAACTCAATGGAGACAACGAGAAATCTCAAACTGCGGCCCTAAAAAGCGGAACCAACGACATTTTTATCATCGAAGATAATGGGGTCATCATTGGGACAACTTCACTTTCAAACATCAATAACAGCACAAAGGTCTTCACCGTATCGATTGATTCTTCAAACGGAATACTGACATTCCAACAGTTCTTACCCATTGAACACGTCAACGGGATTGACACAACCACAAGCAATGCAGCAACACTGCTCGACAAAATGTTTCTGGCTAACAACCAGATTCAGCTGACCGCAACGGTCACCGACACCTATGCATCCGGGCAAAGTCTGAGTGCCGATGCCTCGATCGATCTTGGTGGAAACATCCAGTTCGCCGATGACGGCCCAACCGAAACCTCCGCCGTCTCACCCATTCTCAGTGGGCTCGAACTGCTCACAGGCGATGGCGGTCTCTCAGACGGCAACGACAAACAACTTGCTGATACAGACACCTCAAACGTTCTCGCTAACGCATTCATTAACGCCGTCACTCCCGACTACGGCGCCGATAACTCAGATCCTCCCGCAAACGTTGTCATTGATCCCGCTGGTAGTGGCTTCACCTTCCAGCTCTCTGGCACTTCCATCGGCTCTGATGGGGCTTTCACAACAGGGCTCACACTCTCCGATAACGCTGCAACTCCGGTCTACGCCTATCTCTCACCTGACTCACGCACCATCGAGGGCCGTACCGATTCAACTGGCATCACCAGCGGCAATCCGGTCTTCTCTCTCTCCATCAACAAGTCCACCGGCCAAATCACACAGACCCAGTTCCAGGCCTTCCAACACTCCGTCATCACCAACGGCACGCCATCCCTGAATCCCGATGGCTCCGTTATACCCGGCACTTACAGCACCACTCCGAATGACAAGGTCACCCTCGGTGACGGCTCCCTCGACATCAAAATCTCCGCTGATGTCAAAACCACCGATTCCGACGGCGATTTCCTCACTCAAGACGTCTCCTCAGGCAACGTCGCTGGAAACTTCCAGTTCTTTGATGACGGCCCAGCAGAAGCTGCTGATGTCCCCGCCAAAATTCTCGCCAGCTTCACACTCCAAACCGGTGATGGCGGTCTCTCAACAACGGCCGTCCCTCCCAACGCTGTCGACGGCAATGACAAGGCACTTCCTGCCTCTGTTACCTCTGCCGCTCTCGCCAACGCCTTCATTAACGCCGTCACTCCCGACTACGGCGCCGATAACTCAGATCCTCCCGCAAACGTTGTCATTGATCCCGCTGGTAGTGGCTTCACCTTCCAGCTCTCTGGCACTTCCATCGGCTCTGATGGGGCTTTCACAACAGGGCTCACACTCTCCGATAACGCTGCAACTCCGGTCTACGCCTATCTCTCACCTGACTCACGCACCATCGAGGGCCGTACCGATTCAACTGGCATCACCAGCGGCAATCCGGTCTTCTCTCTGACCATCAACCAGACCTCTGGAGAAATCACTCAGACCCAGTTCGAGGCCTTCGAACACTCCGTCATCACCGATGGCACAGGCACAACTGGGGTCCCTCCTCTCAACGGTGGCACCGTCACAGAAGGCACCTACAGCACCACTCCGAATGACAAGGTCACCCTCGGTGACGGCTCCCTCGACATCAAAATCTCCGCTGATGTCAAAACCACCGATTCCGACGGCGATTTCCTCACTCAAGACGTCTCCTCAGGCAACGTCGCTGGAAACTTCCAGTTCTTTGATGACGGCCCAGCTGACTTCACGCCTGAAGATGTAACACTCAACAATGACGGATCAAGTGCTGAAACAGGAGATTTGAACACTCCTACAGCAACAGCGCTTGATCCTGGGGCCGACGAGTTAGGGTCAGTGACATTCACTGGAATCACTGATGGTGATGACGCTGGAATAACAAGTGGAGGAAATGTCGTTCGCTATTACCTAATCAACAATGGAACAGAACTGATTGCATCGACAAAGACAGCCCTCGATTGGAGTTTACTAACGCCTGCCCAACAAGCGGACCCGTTAGCCGCAGGCTATGTTTTCACAATCACCCTCGACCCAAGCCAGCCGGATTACACCGTCCAAGAATACGCAACAATAGACGGGGCAACTGATACAACGTTAAACTTTAACGTCAAATTAACAGACGGAGATCTTGACTTTGTTGACGCCGACTTTGACGTCACCTGGACGGCAGCAACACCGGCAGCGGTTCTAAAGGTCGGTCAAAATGTCAATGACATTCCTAGCTCAAGCACACCATACGAAGTTGACTACGATTTAATCACTCAAACCGACATCAATCCCCCAGGATCTGGCACCATCAACGGTACAACAGGGGAAGATATTTTAATTGGAGACGTCGGTGGCTCATCAAGAGTCAATCAAAAAGTCAATCTCTCATTGGTGCTTGATATATCAACAAGCATGGTCCGTGAAAATATAAGCTTTGGCGGCCAAACCATTTCAAGACTGGAGGCTCTACAAAGGAGTGTCATCGACCTTCTTAAAGATATTGACGAGAGTGGAGCTGCCGCAAGAGTTCAAATTGTAAGATTTGGCACTGGAGCGCAGAGTCTCGGGGTTTTTGAATTCCAAGCAGGAGCAGGGAATGATATGCCAGTAGTTCAGGCAGCCACAACTGTTATAAACAATATTCGCTCCGGCCTACAAAATACTCAATTCACCAATTACGAAGGCGGTTTACAAAGGGCTTCAGGGTGGATCAACGAGAATGGTTCAGGGGTGGTCAACAATTACCAGCCAGATCCATTCGACACCAACGACACAGATCAAAACACCGTAATCTTCATATCAGACGGAGAACCCAATGCAAACTACATAGGAAATATCGTTAGCACAAGCAACACTAGCAACGTTAATACTGGAACAACTCAATTCCAGATTAATCGCGCGATTGGCAACTTTCAGGGAAACTGGAATCAAGGCGGAACCACTAACGACGATACCATTGACGAACGTGCATTAATAACAAACTCCAACGTCAATCCAGGATTTGACATCAAAGCGGTAGGAATTGACGTTAGTTCATCACAGCTCGCCAACCTCAGCCTTGTCCAAGGAGGTGGTCAAGCCATTAACGTCACATCTGGCGATCAACTTGAGCAGGTCCTGGGAGATATCAGCGGATTTACATCACTAATAGCCGCAGGCGATGATGACATTAATGGCGAAGCAAGTGACGATTTAATCTTCGGAGATGTAACATTTACAGACGACTTGATTGGAACAACGCAAGGAGGGATTTTCATCCCTCCATACAATGCCACAACAAATCAAGGGTTTGAAGTGGGATCAGGATGGGAAATCTTTAATTATCTCGAGACGGCACCAGGAACCAACTGGACAAGAACAGACACGATCAACTACATACGATCTAATTCAGACCAAGTTGCACAAGAAACAGAAGTCAATGGGAGAACACGCGCCAATGGAAACGACGATATCAACGGCGGCCTAGGCAACGACAAGATCTATGGACAAGAAGGTGATGACACCATTGCTGGAGGAGATGGCAACGACGAAATCACAGGGGGCACAGGCAGCGATTCGATGACCGGCGGTAGCGGAGATGATCAATTCAGATTCTTCAAAGGCCAAGGCGTACCCACCAAGGTGTTCTTTGATGATTTCGACACCGAAACACAACTATCCGCTAATGGCAGAAACTGGGGGCAGTGGGATGAAAGTGGAGATAGTGATGGCAATGCCAACAACGGCACAGGCAGAGCCGACACTGGAGTTATTCGAGCAGTCAATGACACCAATGTTTCCAGCACCGCAATTCGATTCGACAACGCTGATAACAACAAATCCCTGACCAGTGACCTGATCACCATCAATCAATCAGACATCAATCAAAACAGCGTAATCAATCTCTCATTTGACTGGGTTGATAGCGCAAACCAAGCCAATGAATACGTCGAAGTGTATCTTGTGAGCCCAGGAAACAATGAAACAACCACCAACTTTAGGGTCACGGGAACATCTGGTGGCAGCGGAAGCCAAACACTTGACCTCACACAATATTTCACAAACAACATAAGCGGAAATGCCAGCCTCTCGTTCTCAGTTCGATTCAAATCAAGTGGAAACTGGGAAAGTACTGATGAAATATACTTTGACAATGTCAAAGTCAACATCGTCAATCCAACTCCTAATGAAATCGATATTATCGACGATTTCCGGGCCAATGGAGACAACGACACGATCTCAATCGTCGGCGACAACATCAGCCAAGTAGCCGTAACACAGACGGGTATAGCCTCTCAGATTGGTGGCACTGTCTATAAAATCGCCGTCCAATATTCAGACCAACAAGCCGACGAGGATTTCTACGTTGATGTGCCCACAGGAAGCCTGCAAGCCAGCGGGCAAACGGCATCGAGCGGAAGCAACACACCCAACATCACCATCGCAGCTGATTCCGCAACCTTGGATGGGCCCATCGCAGGTGCACAACTCTTCCTTGATCAAGACTTCGATGGATCCATCGACGCCGATGAATTGATCGGGGTCACCGATGCGAACGGTGAAGTGGCATGGCAGATCCCCCTGGCAGATCTCGATGTCAATCAAGACGGCATCTTCACCCTCGGTGAGGCCCGCGCCGTACAGACCGGCGGTACGGACACCGAAACAGGCCTCAGTTACGCCATCAACCTGTTTGGACCAGCCGCAGGCGGTGTGATCACACCACTAACCAGTCTCCTGCAGGCACGGATCGAAAACGGTGACGAACGAGCGTCGGCCCAGGCCGACCTGCAGCAAGCCCTGGATCTACCAACGGAGACACCAATCACGGCCCTCAACCCCATGACCAGCACAGCCGAGGTGTTCGCCACCACCGCAGGCGTGATGACACTCGCCGTGCAACTGGCGGAACTCAGTGCTGCACAGCAGCAGAGCTCTCCTGCAGAGGTGTCCTTTGAGGTGTTCACCGCCCTGGCCGATCAGATCGTGGCCAACGCTGCAGATAGTCCCATCCAGCTGGCAGACAAGCAGTTCATCAACGATGTGACTGAACAGCTCAGCCTCGATGGCATCGATGCCAACGTTGTCGACTTCCTCTCCTCCAGCCAACTGGCCATTGAGAGTGCGATTCTTCCCCTCACGCCCGATGACGATGCGGTGGATGCCGTCAGCGCCGTGCAGGTTCTCACCCAGGGCGACTACACCGACGTGCTGACGCAGGTCGCCAATGCTGAATTGAGCAGTGATGCACTGCTGGATCTCACGGGCAACCTCAACCAGATCGCTGAAGGCAACGGCCTCAACAGCGATGCAGTGGAGCAACCACCACAGCCAGAGCAAGAGACGGCTGCCGGCGCTGAGTCACAAGCAACCGCCCCTGAGGCCGATGCGATCAATCCAGATCCGATCGACGATTTGTCGACCGCTGAGATGGTGGATCAATTCATGGATGAAAATCCAGTCGATGAAAGCGTGATCGCCGAGGTGCAGCACGAGCTCATGACCCAAGACGATGGAGCCAACCTTGAGGACGCTGACGCCACGGGCGTGGAGTCAGTTGCCGGTGCAGAAGAAGCGTCTGTTGAGATAGAAGACGACAGTTTTGATCGCGACCTGGAACTTGCTGAGAGCACAATCAGCGAGACAATGGACATTCATGTTGTGGATGCCAGTGATGACGATTACTCCTCAGGGAGCTAA